The Thermodesulfobacteriota bacterium genome includes the window TAGCAAAAAATGGATCACTGCTCAGTCTTCAACCCAAATAGCTGTGTAGCTAAAAATATGGTGCGTGTTCAATGGTAGTGGGAATGGGAATTATTACATTCAGGTTACATGAATGTCACTCCTTGAAAGGCAAAAGAAAAATTATTAAATCGATTATCCGCCGGTTGCAAAATAAGTTTAACGCTTCCGTGGCTGAGGTCGGTTTCAATGATATTTATCAAAGATCTCAAATAGGTTTTTCCCTGGTGGGAAACAACCGAAAAGTGGTAAACTCAAAGATAGACAAGGTTTTTAATATGGCGGAAGAATTTGGACTTGGCGAAATCATTGATACTGAAATGGAAATCATCAGTATAAACAATTTTAAAAGTTAACCATGATAAATTATGAGCGTTCTGACAGGGTAAGCGGCCTGATACAGCAAGTTCTGTCGGAGATACTCCAAAAAGGGATAAAAGATCCCCGTCTTAAAATGACCACCATTACCAATGTCAAAATGTCGCGGGATTTAAGAGTTGCGCGGATCTACTATGCCATATCCGGTGGAGAAAAAAGTGTCGAAGAAGTTGCCCAGGGATTTAAAAGTGCCAGGGGATTTGTGAAAAGATCTCTTGCCGGTAAGCTCGGGCTGCGTTATATGCCTGAACTTGAATTTTTTTATGACGACTCTTTCGATTACGGAGATCATATAAACAAAATTCTAAAGTCAATACAAAAGGAAAATGGATCGGATAATCAATCAACTGCAAAGCAGTAATCATGTTTTGCTGGCATCTCATGCAAACCCTGACGGTGATGCGGTCGGTTCCACCATCGCTATGGGGCTTTTGCTAAACGCAGCAGATAAGAAAATAACTTTGTACAACGAAAGTTCGATTCCTGCCGTATATCGTTTCCTGCCCCGTGTTGAAATGATTGGAAATCAGCTTAATTCGGCCAATGAATTTGATACCGCCGTTATCCTTGATTGCAGTGATTTAGCACGTATCGGCACAGCCGCTTCCATGGTAAAGAATATACCGGCAATTATCAATATGGACCACCATATTTCCAATAGCCATTTTGGTCATTTCCACTTCATTGATCCATCTGCCAGTTCAACTGCGGAAATAATTTACCAGCTGATAAAAAAGATGGATGTTGCCATTGATAAGAGCATGGCTACCTCGATATACACAGGGATATTAACCGACACAGGTTCATTTCGTTTTTCCAATACAACCCAGGCGGCTTTTGCCATATGTCGGGAAATGGTTGAAAAAGGAGTTGACCCTTCTGATGTTGCCCAGCATGTGTATGGCAGGTACTCTCTTGGCCGAATTAAACTTTTGAATCTTGCGCTAGATTCAATTGAAATTCTGCATAATGGGAAACTGTCGATAATGACCGTTACCCAGGAAATGCTAAGCAAAACGCGTACAAGCGCTGAAGATATTGATGGTCTTATCAATTACGCCAGACGAATAGAAGATGTAAAAATAGCAGCACTTATTCATGAGAAACAAAACGGCGGACACCATTTAAAAGGTTCCGGCCAATTTCACATCAGCCTCAGATCTGATGGAACTGTGGACGTTTCCGCCATTGCCGCTTCTTTTGGTGGAGGCGGGCATGCAACTGCAGCAGGATTCGACGTACAAGCAGGCCTGGATAAAATAAAATCTGATATTGCAAACTTGTCAGAAAAAAATTAAGCCTAAATTGCTTATAGTGGTTTTCTTTCAAAAACAGACCCGACAGCGCACTCAAGGGGATCAGGTTTTACTTGGCAAATGATTTATGAGCAGGTTATCCGGCATCAGAGATCCAGCTTCAAAAAACCGGAAGGAATTAAACGGCGTATTGGTTGTTGATAAGCCCGCCGGTATTTCATCGGCAAAAGTAGTTGCTATTGTAAAAAAAGCTTTGTCGGCCAATAAAGTTGGGCACACGGGGACGCTGGATCCTTTTGCCACAGGTGTATTGGCATGCTGTATCAATCATGCGACCAAACTGGCAACGTTTTTTTTGCCAGGCAACAAGAAATACACCGCCCTGGTTCATCTGGGCGTTGAAACTGATACACAGGATTCGACCGGGAACATTATAGCAACATGCAATAAGGTTGATTTTTCCGAAAATTTGATTCGGTCGGTATTTAAACGGTTTGAGGGAAAAATTGAACAGCTTCCGCCGGTTTTTTCGGCATTGAAACACAAGGGTGTGCCCCTTTACAAATTGGCCAGAAAGGGAAGACCCGTGCAAAAACCGTCAAGAAGTGTCTTTATTTCATACATAGACATCCTTGACATTAACTTGCCGTTTGTGAGATTTGAGGTTCTCTGCTCTTCAGGAACCTATGTCAGGACCCTTTGCGCGGACATAGGAACATCTCTTGGTTGTGGGGCTCATCTGAAAGAACTGCGGCGAACCGAAAGCAGTCAATTTTCAATCAGCGATGCGGTAACCATACCTGAGTTGAAAAAACTGGCAAAATGCGGGAAACTTTCCCGGCGTCTGATAACCATGACGGACGCATTGAAGGATATGACCGGTTTTATGGCAAATGATAATTTGACCCAAAAAATTTTTCATGGCAGTATCATCACTAGAAAGGATGTTTTCCCTGATTTAAAGAAAAATCAGACCGGCCAGGAGGGTTTGTTCAAGATTGTTAACCGCGAAAATAAACTTATTGCTGTATTAACCCTTGATAAAGGAAAAAACAGCTTTAAATATAACTGTGTTTTTCATACATAGCATATAAATTCATCCCAATAACAGGAGGCAAACAAAAAGTGGTATTTACAACAGAAAGTAAAAAAAAGCTGATTGAAAAATTTAGGCTGCACGAAGAGGATACAGGTTCACCGGAAGTCCAGATTGGACTTTTGACCAACCGTATCTCCTATCTTACCGAGCATCTGAAGATTCATAAAAAAGACCATCATTCCAGAAGAGGTTTGCTGATGCTGGTAGGCAGACGCCGCAGACTATTAAATTATGTGAAATTCAAGGATGTGAACCGGTACCGAGCTATCATCGAAACCCTGGGTCTTAAGCGATAGATCTGACCACCCTTTATCTCTTCGGATCTGATGGTTTGGATGTTATTTTTAGAGTAGTTCTGATTTCAATAACCGGGAGATTACAAAACAGCTGGCGTAAAATTAAGTGGCTTTTTACACAGTGATCCTTTTAAAGTCACTTTATTTTTAGGAGAAAACATGGAAAATTTATTTAAAACGGATTTCGGAGGGAAATCCCTTACTATCCAAACAGGAAAGGTTGCAAAACAGGCTTCCGGTTCGGTGATGGTTCAATATGGAGAAACAATGGTGCTGGTTTCAGTCGTATCCGCCCATGAGGAACGGTCGACCGATTTTCTTCCCCTTACCGTTGAATACGTAGAAAAGATTTATGCTGCCGGCAGGATACCCGGTAATTATTTCAGGCGTGAAATAGGACGACCCAGTGAAAAGGAAACACTTACCTCCCGTTTGATCGACCGGCCGATCCGTCCCCTGTTTCCCAAAGGATATCGCTATGAAACTCAAGTCATTGCAACTGTTCTTTCAATGGATCAGGAAAATGATCCGGATATACTTGCTATGATCGGGGCATCCGCAGCTTTGGAAATATCAGATATTCCATTCGCAGGCCCCATCGCCTGCGCCCGTGTGGGTCGTATCAATGGTAACCTTGTGGTCAATCCGGCGATCAGTGATTATGAAAGTTCCGATATTAACATCATTGTTGCCGGTTCCAAAACAGGGGTGGTCATGGTTGAAGGTGGCGGAGATGTTGTCAGTGAATCCGACATGCTTGAAGCTGTTTTATTCGGTCACCGCGCCATGCAGCCTGTTATTGAGCTTCAGCAAAAATTAAAAGACGCTGCCGGAAAAGCAAAACGTCCTTTTGCCCTCCCGGAAAAAGATCCAGCCCTGGTAGACATGATTGAAACCAAAGCGATGTCTTCTATGCGTGAAGCTGTTCTGATTCCGGAAAAAATCCAGCGTTCGGCTTCTCTTCGTGCAGTTAAAGCGAAAATTTTTGAAAATCTTGGTGAAGACTATGCAGATAGGAGAACGGAGGTATACGAAATCCTTAATGACATCCAGAAGAATATTTGCCGCATACTTATCTTAAAAGAAGGACGTCGTATCGATAACAGAAAGTTCGATGAAATAAGACCGATTACATGTGAAGCTGGCGTTTTGCCCCGACCTCATGGCAGTGCACTTTTTACCCGGGGAGAAACCCAGGTGCTGGGTGTGCTTACTCTTGGATCAGGCCGGGATGAGCAGCGAGTGGAAACGTTGAGCGGGGAAGAATTAAGGCCATTTATGCTGCATTACAATTTTCCGCCTTTTTCGGTTGGAGAGGTTAAAAGAATCGGCGGTCCCAGCCGCAGGGATATCGGCCATGGCGGGCTGTCAACAAGAGCCATTGAAAAAGTACTACCTTCCAAAGAAGAATTTGACTATACCATCCGTATTGTCTCCGAGGTTTTAGAATCCAATGGTTCTTCATCCATGGGCACTGTGTGCTCAGGAATACTGGCACTTATGGATGGAGGGGTTCCTATCAAAGCCCCTGTTGCAGGCATTGCCATGGGCCTCGTTAAAGAGGAAGACCAGGTGGTGATTCTCTCCGATATTCTTGGAGATGAAGATCATACCGGGGATATGGATTTTAAGGTTGCCGGGACAAAAGACGGTATCACTGCGCTTCAGATGGATATAAAAATCCTAGAACTGTCACGAGAAATAATGGAAAAAGCCTTGGAACAGGCTCGCGTCGGCAGACTGTTCATTCTCGACAGGATGCTTGAGGCTTTGAAAGAGCCTCGTAACAAAATTTCACCTCACGCACCCACCATCATTACCATTAATGTTGTTCCCGACAAAATCCGCGAAGTGATCGGCCCAGGGGGGAAAACCATCCGCTCCATTCAAAGTGAAACAAATACGCAGGTTGAAATAGATGATTCGGGTCTGGTAAAAATTGCCGCTGTTTCAAAAAAGGATGGAGAGGCTGCAAAAGAGATGATAAACGAAATTATTGCCGTACCCGAAGTCGGACGAATCTATCAAGGGACGGTGGTCAAAATCATGGATTTTGGCGCGTTTGTGCAGATCATGCCCGGCACGGACGGGCTGGTTCATATCTCCCAGCTTGCCGATCATCGAGTGGCAAAAGTGACCGATATTGTAAAAGAAGGAGAAAAAATAAAGGTTAAAGTCCTAGAGGTCAACCGGGATGGAAAGATTCGCCTGAGCCTTAAAGCAGCGCTTGAAGAGGAAAGTTGATGGCGTCGTAAAAAAATTCCATCTACTGCGTTGTAGCCTTTTTATCCCCCTGATTTTTAGCGGGGGTATATGGAACTTTTTACTTAGCCATCGGTATTACTTTTTACCAGACCAAAGTTGATTAGAGATAAAAGGCAGAAGGCACAAAGTCAGCAGAAAAAAGTAAAGAATCCACACCCAAAGGGTGTGGATTTTAAAATTGAATAAAAAAGAATGAAAAAAACCGTAAATAAAACAACTTTAAAAAACGGTGTCCGCATTCTGACGAAAAAAATGCCCCATGCCCACAGCGTGTCGATGGGCGTATGGGTAGATGTTGGGGCCAGGGATGAATCGCTGAAGGAAAACGGGCTTTCCCATTTAATCGAACACATGATTTTTAAAGGGACCCAAAAGCGGACGGCTTTTCAGATTGCCAAGCAGTTCGATGCTCTGGGTTGCAGTACCAATGCCTTTACCGGTTATGAAAACACCTGTTACCATGCAAGAGTCATGGACAGCCACTTGGAAACCGTTGTTGATATTCTTTCCGATATTTTTTTAAACTCTGTTTTTGATGAAAAAGAGCTGGAAAAAGAGCGGCCTGTTATTTTACAGGAAATCGGAATGGTTGAGGATAATCCGGAAGAATATGTCCATGTCCTTTCAAATACCGCTTTCTGGGGGGACAATCCCCTGGGACGCTCTATTCTTGGAACCAAAGAAAACATACTTGGTTTCAGTGCAGATGATATTAGACATTTTTTTAAGCGCTTCTATCAACCGGACCGAATTGTCATTTCCATTGCAGGAAACCTTTCCCATAAAAAAGCGGTTGACCTGGTAGGCCCCAACTTTGAATCTGTCAAACCGGGTGATTCGTTCCCTGAACGGATGACTCCCTTGGCACATTCTGCCGTCAATCTGAACCACAGGGATTCGGAACAGGGGCATATCTGTCTGGGAGCAAAAGGGATATCTATTACTGATCCCCGCAGGTTTGCATTTTCTATTTTAAATGCCGTTTTTGGGGGAAATATGAGTTCGAGGCTGTTCCAGAATTTACGGGAACAGAGAGGCCTGGCTTACTCTGTGTATTCTTTCATGTCGTCTTATGTAGATACCGGCATGGCAGGTGCCTATGTTGGCGTAGATCCCGGGAAAGCAAAGGAATCCATCGAGCTGATCTTAAAAATAATGACTCAGCTCAAGGAAGTCCGGATAGGTGAATCCGAACTGGAAGAAGCCAAACAATACATTAAAGGAAATCTTTTTCTTGCAGCTGAAAGTATTGACAACCAGATGGTGCGCCTGGCACTGAGTGAAATAAATTTTAACCGGCATATTCCACTGGAAACAATGGTGGAGAAAGTAGAACGGGTGACCGCAGATAATGTCCTCGAACTGGCAAAAGTGCTGTTTCAACCCGGGCATATGTCTTTGACCCTTCTTGGACCGACTGTCGATAAAGAGTCCTTTGAAGATATTTTAAGCTTTTAATCCTACAACGCAACTTACCAGCTTTATTTAGCAACAATTTTATTTTGTGCCATGCGATATTGTTGCGTGTTACGGGTTGCGAGATACGGGTTATGAAAAGGATTATTTCCTATTAACAACTCGCAACACGCAACTCGTAACTCGGAACACTTAAGTGATAGGCAAACAAACAAGTTAAAAAAGACGTATTATGGTTTTCGATAAATGTCCTTGTAATGTGATTTCATGGATTCCACTCCGTTAGTTAAATTTCTTCTCCTCAGGCCAAAACAGGATGCAGATATACCCTTGCCACGTTATATGACCCCCCAGTCAGCTGGAATGGATATCT containing:
- a CDS encoding pitrilysin family protein, with amino-acid sequence MKKTVNKTTLKNGVRILTKKMPHAHSVSMGVWVDVGARDESLKENGLSHLIEHMIFKGTQKRTAFQIAKQFDALGCSTNAFTGYENTCYHARVMDSHLETVVDILSDIFLNSVFDEKELEKERPVILQEIGMVEDNPEEYVHVLSNTAFWGDNPLGRSILGTKENILGFSADDIRHFFKRFYQPDRIVISIAGNLSHKKAVDLVGPNFESVKPGDSFPERMTPLAHSAVNLNHRDSEQGHICLGAKGISITDPRRFAFSILNAVFGGNMSSRLFQNLREQRGLAYSVYSFMSSYVDTGMAGAYVGVDPGKAKESIELILKIMTQLKEVRIGESELEEAKQYIKGNLFLAAESIDNQMVRLALSEINFNRHIPLETMVEKVERVTADNVLELAKVLFQPGHMSLTLLGPTVDKESFEDILSF
- a CDS encoding bifunctional oligoribonuclease/PAP phosphatase NrnA, with protein sequence MDRIINQLQSSNHVLLASHANPDGDAVGSTIAMGLLLNAADKKITLYNESSIPAVYRFLPRVEMIGNQLNSANEFDTAVILDCSDLARIGTAASMVKNIPAIINMDHHISNSHFGHFHFIDPSASSTAEIIYQLIKKMDVAIDKSMATSIYTGILTDTGSFRFSNTTQAAFAICREMVEKGVDPSDVAQHVYGRYSLGRIKLLNLALDSIEILHNGKLSIMTVTQEMLSKTRTSAEDIDGLINYARRIEDVKIAALIHEKQNGGHHLKGSGQFHISLRSDGTVDVSAIAASFGGGGHATAAGFDVQAGLDKIKSDIANLSEKN
- the rbfA gene encoding 30S ribosome-binding factor RbfA; the encoded protein is MINYERSDRVSGLIQQVLSEILQKGIKDPRLKMTTITNVKMSRDLRVARIYYAISGGEKSVEEVAQGFKSARGFVKRSLAGKLGLRYMPELEFFYDDSFDYGDHINKILKSIQKENGSDNQSTAKQ
- the truB gene encoding tRNA pseudouridine(55) synthase TruB, producing MSRLSGIRDPASKNRKELNGVLVVDKPAGISSAKVVAIVKKALSANKVGHTGTLDPFATGVLACCINHATKLATFFLPGNKKYTALVHLGVETDTQDSTGNIIATCNKVDFSENLIRSVFKRFEGKIEQLPPVFSALKHKGVPLYKLARKGRPVQKPSRSVFISYIDILDINLPFVRFEVLCSSGTYVRTLCADIGTSLGCGAHLKELRRTESSQFSISDAVTIPELKKLAKCGKLSRRLITMTDALKDMTGFMANDNLTQKIFHGSIITRKDVFPDLKKNQTGQEGLFKIVNRENKLIAVLTLDKGKNSFKYNCVFHT
- a CDS encoding DUF503 domain-containing protein: MGIITFRLHECHSLKGKRKIIKSIIRRLQNKFNASVAEVGFNDIYQRSQIGFSLVGNNRKVVNSKIDKVFNMAEEFGLGEIIDTEMEIISINNFKS
- the pnp gene encoding polyribonucleotide nucleotidyltransferase, whose translation is MENLFKTDFGGKSLTIQTGKVAKQASGSVMVQYGETMVLVSVVSAHEERSTDFLPLTVEYVEKIYAAGRIPGNYFRREIGRPSEKETLTSRLIDRPIRPLFPKGYRYETQVIATVLSMDQENDPDILAMIGASAALEISDIPFAGPIACARVGRINGNLVVNPAISDYESSDINIIVAGSKTGVVMVEGGGDVVSESDMLEAVLFGHRAMQPVIELQQKLKDAAGKAKRPFALPEKDPALVDMIETKAMSSMREAVLIPEKIQRSASLRAVKAKIFENLGEDYADRRTEVYEILNDIQKNICRILILKEGRRIDNRKFDEIRPITCEAGVLPRPHGSALFTRGETQVLGVLTLGSGRDEQRVETLSGEELRPFMLHYNFPPFSVGEVKRIGGPSRRDIGHGGLSTRAIEKVLPSKEEFDYTIRIVSEVLESNGSSSMGTVCSGILALMDGGVPIKAPVAGIAMGLVKEEDQVVILSDILGDEDHTGDMDFKVAGTKDGITALQMDIKILELSREIMEKALEQARVGRLFILDRMLEALKEPRNKISPHAPTIITINVVPDKIREVIGPGGKTIRSIQSETNTQVEIDDSGLVKIAAVSKKDGEAAKEMINEIIAVPEVGRIYQGTVVKIMDFGAFVQIMPGTDGLVHISQLADHRVAKVTDIVKEGEKIKVKVLEVNRDGKIRLSLKAALEEES
- the rpsO gene encoding 30S ribosomal protein S15, which encodes MVFTTESKKKLIEKFRLHEEDTGSPEVQIGLLTNRISYLTEHLKIHKKDHHSRRGLLMLVGRRRRLLNYVKFKDVNRYRAIIETLGLKR